In Etheostoma cragini isolate CJK2018 chromosome 9, CSU_Ecrag_1.0, whole genome shotgun sequence, the following are encoded in one genomic region:
- the foxq1b gene encoding forkhead box protein Q1b — MKLEVFSAHHFALKPLELCMDPEGGVPSPLSGDELGSDGDFVANSPAPVAQSGDSSKGKPYTRRPKPPYSYIALIAMAIRESSSGRLTLAEINDYLMKKFPFFRGSYTGWRNSVRHNLSLNDCFLKVLRDPSRPWGKDNYWMLNPHSEYTFADGVFRRRRKRIGKRSAKERESPDILNEDTHLPVPEERVGAKFSSSFAIDSILSTPFIRREDSHVEAETHAPRIYWSPEAHLMPYTLSYPAQHTYVSEGAYSSPEPGRDALTYLQQTAPGMVAPEAGLHVLSMSNKARSFHIDSLLS; from the coding sequence atgaaacttgaAGTTTTCTCCGCGCACCACTTCGCGCTAAAGCCGCTGGAGTTGTGCATGGACCCAGAGGGGGGAGTCCCGTCTCCTCTATCCGGAGACGAGCTGGGGTCGGACGGGGACTTCGTGGCCAACAGCCCGGCACCTGTCGCCCAGAGCGGCGACAGCAGCAAGGGGAAGCCGTACACCCGCAGACCCAAACCCCCTTACTCCTACATCGCCCTCATCGCCATGGCCATCCGGGAGTCCAGCAGCGGCCGCCTCACTCTGGCAGAAATCAACGACTACCTGATGAAGAAGTTCCCGTTTTTCCGCGGCAGCTACACCGGCTGGAGGAACTCCGTGCGCCACAACCTGTCACTCAACGACTGCTTCCTAAAAGTTCTGCGGGACCCGTCCAGGCCCTGGGGCAAGGACAACTACTGGATGCTCAACCCGCACAGCGAGTACACCTTCGCTGACGGAGTGTTCCGCCGCAGGAGGAAGCGCATCGGCAAGAGGTCTGCTAAGGAGAGGGAGAGCCCGGACATCCTCAACGAGGACACCCACCTCCCTGTCCCGGAGGAGAGAGTGGGGGCCAAGTTCTCGAGCTCCTTCGCCATCGACAGCATCCTCAGCACACCCTTCATACGGAGGGAGGACAGCCACGTTGAGGCAGAAACCCACGCCCCCCGGATCTACTGGTCCCCAGAGGCCCACTTAATGCCTTACACTCTGAGCTACCCGGCGCAGCACACGTACGTGTCAGAGGGTGCGTACAGCAGCCCAGAGCCCGGCAGGGATGCACTCACATACCTCCAGCAGACAGCACCGGGCATGGTCGCACCTGAGGCCGGTCTCCACGTGCTCAGCATGTCCAACAAGGCGCGAAGTTTCCATATAGACTCCTTGCTCTCATAA
- the foxf2b gene encoding forkhead box protein F2 — MTTETPQQQLDPPPPLRSSPASGALHPAMLSPQAATESSSTAIKGKKTSSGLRRPEKPPYSYIALIVMAIQSSPTKRLTLSEIYQFLQARFPFFRGSYQGWKNSVRHNLSLNECFIKLPKGLGRPGKGHYWTIDPGSEFMFEEGSFRRRPRGFRRKCQALKPMYRMMNGIGFGTSILPQSFDFQAPSATLSCHGNSYNLDMMSNSMAGGYDGLSSGHHVPHMSPSPGSTYMASCPVPSNGEYGPDSSSSPVPSSPAMASALDGHSPYASTSAHWASSAGSPYIKQQPITSSSPASSGLHSGMSPYSLEQSYLHQNGRDSHSTDISVGIPRYQSHSSVCDRKDFVLNFNGISSFHPSAGGSYYHHHHHHHPQSVCQDIKPCVM; from the exons ATGACGACCGAGACCCCTCAGCAGCAGCTGGACCCTCCGCCTCCTCTGAGATCCAGCCCGGCGTCCGGCGCCCTGCACCCCGCCATGCTGAGCCCACAAGCAGCCACAGAAAGTTCGTCCACCGCCATTAAAGGAAAGAAGACGAGCTCCGGTTTACGGCGACCGGAAAAGCCGCCGTACTCCTACATCGCTCTCATCGTTATGGCCATACAGAGCTCCCCCACCAAACGACTGACACTCAGTGAGATCTACCAATTCCTCCAGGCCCGCTTCCCATTCTTCAGGGGCTCATATCAGGGCTGGAAGAACTCGGTCCGGCATAATCTTTCGCTGAACGAGTGCTTCATCAAGCTGCCCAAAGGGCTGGGCAGGCCGGGGAAAGGACACTACTGGACCATCGATCCGGGCAGTGAGTTCATGTTTGAGGAAGGCTCGTTTCGTCGCAGACCCAGAGGCTTCAGAAGAAAATGTCAAGCTCTGAAGCCCATGTATCGGATGATGAACGGGATTGGCTTCGGCACCTCCATTCTCCCGCAGAGTTTTGACTTTCAAGCTCCATCCGCCACTCTCTCCTGTCACGGCAACAGCTACAACTTAGACATGATGAGCAACTCAATGGCCGGGGGATACGACGGGCTAAGCAGCGGCCACCACGTACCCCACATGTCCCCGAGCCCCGGCTCCACTTACATGGCGAGCTGTCCTGTGCCGTCTAACGGGGAGTACGGAccggacagcagcagcagccccgTCCCGTCCTCTCCAGCCATGGCCAGCGCGCTGGACGGCCACTCCCCGTACGCCAGTACATCCGCACACTGGGCGTCCTCCGCTGGGTCCCCCTACATCAAACAGCAGCCTATAACCTCCAGCAGCCCCGCATCCTCTGGTTTACACTCCGGCATGTCGCCTTACTCCCTGGAGCAGAGCTATCTTCACCAGAACGGCAGGGACAGCCACAGCACCGACATATCAG TGGGGATCCCACGCTATCAGAGCCACTCCTCGGTGTGCGACAGGAAAGATTTCGTGTTAAACTTTAACGGCATCTCGTCCTTCCACCCCTCGGCTGGCGGCTCCTActaccaccatcaccaccaccaccacccccagaGCGTCTGCCAGGACATCAAACCCTGCGTGATGTGA